One window of the Salminus brasiliensis chromosome 1, fSalBra1.hap2, whole genome shotgun sequence genome contains the following:
- the alg2 gene encoding alpha-1,3/1,6-mannosyltransferase ALG2, with product MVRVAFLHPDLGIGGAERLVVDAAVALISRGCSVKIWTAHYDPQHCFSETLSSDLPVMCVGDWLPNSVFGYFHALCAYLRMICVAFYLVFLSGEEFDVVFCDQVSACIPVLRLARHRKKVLFYCHFPDQLLTQRRSLLKRLYRAPIDRLEELTTGMADRIVVNSKFTAGIFKQTFPNLAGIHTDVLYPSLNFASFDIEVERDLSGLLPEGRRVLFLSINRYERKKNLPLALQALGALRDRVSSRQWDQVHLVMAGGYDERVVENVQHYEELRLLAASLGLEEHITFLRSFSDQQKVALLQGSCCVLYTPSNEHFGIVPVEAMYTRCPVIAVSSGGPLESVAHGETGFLCDPTPESFSEAMERFLTDPGLKQRMGQAGRDRVMERFSLQAFTDQLHRHILSLSA from the exons ATGGTCCGGGTGGCGTTCTTGCACCCTGATCTTGGTATAGGAGGTGCAGAGCGCCTGGTGGTGGATGCTGCCGTGGCGTTGATCTCTCGCGGCTGCAGCGTCAAGATCTGGACAGCACACTATGACCCACAACACTGCTTCTCAGAGACGCTCTCATCGGACCTTCCTGTCATGTGTGTGGGCGACTGGTTACCCAACAGTGTGTTTGGGTACTTCCATGCTCTCTGCGCTTACCTACGCATGATTTGTGTAGCGTTTTACCTGGTGTTCCTGAGTGGCGAGGAGTTTGACGTTGTCTTCTGTGATCAG GTGTCAGCATGCATCCCTGTCCTGCGTCTGGCGCGCcacaggaagaaggtcctgttCTACTGCCACTTTCCCGACCAGTTACTGACCCAGCGCCGCTCGCTGCTGAAGCGTCTCTACCGCGCACCCATCGACCGCCTGGAGGAGCTGACCACTGGCATGGCTGACCGCATCGTAGTCAACAGCAAGTTCACCGCCGGCATTTTCAAACAGACCTTCCCCAACCTGGCCGGGATCCACACAGATGTCCTGTACCCTTCTTTGAACTTTGCTTCTTTTGACATAGAAGTGGAACGAGATCTCTCTGGTCTTCTTCCTGAGGGCCGGCGTGTCCTTTTTCTGTCGATTAACCGCTACGAGCGAAAGAAGAACCTGCCACTGGCTTTGCAGGCGTTAGGCGCTTTGAGGGACCGAGTTTCCTCTAGGCAGTGGGACCAGGTCCATCTGGTGATGGCGGGAGGATACGATGAGCGTGTGGTCGAGAATGTCCAGCACTACGAAGAACTGCGCTTGTTGGCGGCCTCTTTGGGCCTGGAAGAGCACATCACCTTCCTGCGCTCTTTTTCAGATCAGCAGAAAGTGGCCCTCCTCCAAGGTAGCTGCTGCGTGCTCTACACACCCAGCAACGAACACTTCGGCATCGTGCCGGTGGAGGCCATGTACACCCGCTGTCCTGTTATTGCTGTTAGCTCTGGTGGGCCATTAGAATCTGTGGCGCATGGGGAAACTGGCTTCTTGTGTGATCCCACACCAGAAAGCTTCTCAGAAGCAATGGAACGCTTTTTGACAGATCCGGGACTCAAGCAACGCATGGGCCAGGCAGGCCGGGACAGAGTCATGGAGCGCTTCTCTCTGCAGGCCTTCACTGACCAGCTCCACAGGCACATCCTCAGCCTGAGCGCTTGA